One Pyrococcus furiosus DSM 3638 genomic region harbors:
- a CDS encoding cobalamin B12-binding domain-containing protein codes for MVERSKVRVLIAKPGLDGHDRGAKVVARALRDAGYEVIYTGIRQTPEQIVEAVIEEDVDVLGISILSGAHMVLIPKILKLLEEKGIKPGEDILVVAGGIIPPDDAEELKKMGVAEVFGPGTPLKTIIEFIDKNVEKLKKFRSST; via the coding sequence ATGGTAGAGAGATCTAAAGTTAGAGTCCTAATCGCCAAGCCCGGGCTTGATGGACATGACAGAGGAGCAAAAGTTGTGGCAAGAGCCCTTAGAGATGCTGGTTATGAAGTTATATATACGGGAATTAGACAGACTCCAGAACAGATAGTTGAGGCTGTCATTGAAGAAGATGTTGACGTTCTTGGGATAAGCATTTTGTCAGGAGCTCATATGGTTCTAATACCTAAGATACTAAAACTGTTGGAGGAGAAAGGAATAAAGCCTGGAGAAGATATTCTAGTTGTTGCTGGGGGAATAATTCCACCAGATGACGCCGAAGAACTAAAGAAGATGGGAGTTGCAGAAGTTTTTGGCCCCGGAACTCCTCTAAAAACCATAATTGAGTTCATCGACAAAAACGTTGAAAAGCTCAAGAAGTTCAGATCCTCTACTTAA
- a CDS encoding DHH family phosphoesterase — MRVLVLGGGVLGRAIAESLFGEFEVIVVEKDEVRVQTLAEKGLQVVQGDFSYTATLLKAHIEKADLIVITISDPEVIAKTLHVIQNNNKDAAVLLILPEDTSLEEIASIAKEKYDTDVKVDYVINPRSAIVRAVVDTIEKIGEKKNSMKLIEKLNEIKENTDTLLIVMHDNPDPDCMASASALSLIAQTVGLKTVIVYGGDITHHQNRAMVNILGMDFRKVSRGSYEIKRHSAIAIVDAQPNGNISILDDEDIAKVQIIIDHHQILQNLREKLPDNCFVDIRPEANSTSSILVEYLKSLEIPIDENLATALFYGMYIDTKKFSKLSKIDIKAIEFLSGHVDYDLLDKIEFPDISTETAEILARAILNRRIYKNVIISNVGFIANRDAIAEAADFLLRLEGITTVLVFGIVDDRIEISARTRDVRVNIGAIMKEAFGSLGSGGGHPQAGGARIPLGIFKLAKDKASLLRLVEEAITERFLEALGMREGT; from the coding sequence ATGCGAGTCTTAGTACTTGGAGGAGGGGTACTGGGAAGAGCCATAGCAGAAAGTCTATTTGGAGAGTTTGAGGTTATTGTAGTGGAGAAGGACGAGGTTAGAGTTCAGACTCTGGCTGAAAAAGGGTTGCAAGTAGTTCAGGGTGACTTTTCTTACACAGCTACCTTGCTAAAGGCTCATATCGAAAAAGCAGACCTCATTGTCATTACGATAAGTGATCCAGAGGTAATAGCAAAGACTCTTCATGTGATCCAAAATAACAACAAAGATGCAGCTGTTCTTCTAATTTTGCCTGAAGATACCTCTTTAGAGGAAATTGCGTCGATAGCAAAGGAGAAATACGATACTGACGTCAAAGTTGACTATGTAATAAATCCAAGAAGTGCTATTGTTAGGGCAGTAGTGGATACAATAGAAAAAATTGGGGAGAAAAAGAATTCTATGAAACTCATAGAAAAGCTAAATGAGATAAAGGAAAATACTGACACACTCTTGATAGTTATGCATGATAATCCTGATCCTGATTGTATGGCAAGCGCATCGGCTCTCTCCCTAATTGCTCAGACGGTAGGTTTAAAGACAGTAATAGTTTACGGGGGAGATATAACTCACCATCAGAACAGAGCCATGGTTAACATTCTTGGAATGGATTTCAGGAAAGTTTCGAGGGGAAGTTATGAAATTAAGAGGCATTCGGCGATTGCCATCGTTGATGCCCAGCCAAATGGAAACATTTCAATCTTGGACGATGAGGACATAGCAAAGGTCCAAATAATTATAGACCATCATCAAATCCTTCAAAATCTAAGAGAAAAGCTTCCCGATAATTGTTTTGTCGATATAAGGCCCGAGGCAAATTCTACATCCTCAATTTTGGTGGAATACCTGAAGTCCCTCGAAATACCAATTGACGAAAACCTTGCCACGGCCCTCTTCTATGGAATGTACATAGATACCAAAAAGTTCTCCAAGCTAAGTAAGATAGATATAAAGGCCATAGAATTTCTCAGTGGACATGTGGATTATGACCTCCTAGATAAAATTGAGTTCCCAGACATTAGCACAGAAACTGCAGAGATTCTTGCTAGGGCAATTTTAAACAGGAGAATATACAAGAACGTAATAATAAGTAACGTTGGGTTCATTGCCAATAGAGATGCCATAGCGGAAGCAGCAGACTTTTTGCTGAGACTTGAGGGAATAACAACTGTTCTTGTCTTTGGGATAGTAGATGACAGAATTGAAATCTCAGCAAGAACAAGGGATGTAAGGGTTAACATAGGCGCAATAATGAAGGAGGCATTTGGTTCTCTTGGAAGTGGTGGAGGACATCCTCAGGCTGGAGGAGCGAGAATACCCCTAGGAATATTTAAGCTTGCAAAGGATAAGGCATCCCTTCTAAGACTTGTTGAGGAGGCGATAACGGAAAGGTTTTTAGAGGCCCTGGGAATGAGGGAGGGCACATAA
- a CDS encoding phosphoribosyltransferase: MKKFPAYLASWEDIENWAKAGAWKVLESGWMPDVIVGLARGGWIAARLYCDYLGVKDLVSIKVEHWGVTATPDGRARLKYGAQYDFEGKKVLIVDDITDTGESMSLAYEYMKSRNPAEIRTATLLNIKGSKFVPDYYAKDIDWVWVVFPWNFVEDMINLTNNLFEEKDKLTTDEIISLFKELHGIEVPREKLEEALRMAEKRKIFKFENGFWTKV, from the coding sequence ATGAAGAAGTTTCCCGCGTACCTTGCATCCTGGGAAGACATAGAGAACTGGGCTAAGGCAGGAGCTTGGAAGGTTCTTGAGAGCGGTTGGATGCCCGATGTAATAGTAGGACTTGCAAGGGGAGGATGGATAGCAGCAAGGCTTTATTGTGACTACTTGGGAGTTAAAGACCTTGTAAGTATTAAGGTTGAGCATTGGGGAGTAACTGCAACGCCCGATGGAAGAGCTAGGTTAAAATATGGGGCTCAATATGACTTTGAGGGCAAGAAGGTTCTAATTGTTGACGACATAACTGATACGGGAGAGAGCATGAGCTTAGCGTATGAGTACATGAAGTCTAGGAATCCTGCCGAGATTAGAACTGCGACCCTTCTCAATATAAAGGGCTCAAAATTCGTTCCGGATTACTACGCCAAGGACATAGATTGGGTCTGGGTTGTGTTTCCGTGGAACTTCGTTGAGGACATGATAAACTTAACTAACAATCTCTTTGAGGAGAAGGACAAGCTAACAACAGACGAGATAATTTCTCTGTTCAAGGAGCTACACGGCATTGAAGTTCCCAGGGAGAAACTAGAAGAAGCCTTAAGAATGGCAGAAAAGCGGAAGATTTTTAAGTTTGAGAACGGCTTCTGGACGAAGGTGTGA
- a CDS encoding dihydropteroate synthase-like protein, translating to MRILLVTGRLAEPLVRKYGKGCDVFVTPVTVAAFLTPELIVYYLKKSKINVKEYDLILIPGLVKGSAEVIEREFGVPAYKGPKNAVDIPQVLKAIKQGFKLSKIVPADELFSQDALKKVEDIRNKAKNKRYIEKALKRPGNILIGTLPVGLDFPTRIVAEIVDAPSLTIEEIMRKAKYYLREGADIIDIGMESGKTNVEFLESVLPEIKEKINAPLSLDTLNPKEIEAGEKEVDLILSVDFGTVEEILPSKPVVLIPTNMKEGKFIEDPIGRAKALEKLKEKALNLGYKGLILDPILEHYPNFSRSLVAFYLYRMRNPQDILLAGVGNITEMMDADSVGLNALLASIAGELKISLLLTTEVSPKATGSVRELKRGIDMVLLGGVKDVGINLLILKEKRRKEQKIEFAKTIIRAKKKPVKLEEVYFKIYVVGTELAVTAYKGTNPVMTIIGKEPNEIIDTILEHFSISPRHAFYLGRELEKAYTGLKIRRSYIQEEELFGDFYFEKGL from the coding sequence TTGAGAATTCTTCTTGTTACTGGTAGATTAGCGGAACCTCTAGTTAGAAAATACGGAAAAGGATGTGATGTTTTTGTAACTCCAGTTACGGTAGCTGCTTTTCTAACCCCCGAACTTATAGTGTACTATCTGAAAAAATCCAAAATAAACGTGAAGGAATATGACCTAATATTGATTCCCGGTCTTGTAAAAGGATCAGCAGAAGTTATAGAGAGGGAGTTTGGGGTTCCTGCATATAAAGGTCCAAAGAATGCTGTTGATATTCCCCAGGTGTTGAAAGCCATAAAACAGGGATTCAAGCTAAGCAAGATAGTGCCAGCAGATGAGTTATTTTCTCAGGATGCGCTAAAGAAAGTTGAAGACATAAGAAACAAGGCTAAAAACAAGAGATACATAGAGAAGGCTCTGAAGAGGCCTGGAAATATATTAATTGGAACTCTCCCTGTAGGGCTTGATTTCCCTACAAGGATAGTGGCTGAGATTGTTGACGCTCCTTCTCTAACAATAGAGGAAATAATGAGGAAAGCAAAATACTATCTAAGGGAAGGTGCTGATATAATCGACATAGGAATGGAAAGTGGGAAAACTAATGTGGAATTCCTTGAAAGTGTTCTTCCAGAAATCAAGGAGAAAATAAATGCACCACTCTCCTTGGATACGCTTAACCCAAAGGAAATTGAAGCTGGGGAGAAGGAAGTAGATCTTATTTTGAGCGTTGATTTTGGGACAGTTGAGGAAATATTGCCCTCAAAGCCAGTAGTTTTAATTCCAACGAATATGAAGGAAGGAAAGTTTATAGAAGATCCCATAGGAAGGGCAAAAGCGTTAGAAAAACTTAAGGAAAAGGCCCTAAATCTTGGATACAAGGGGTTGATACTTGACCCTATATTAGAGCATTATCCGAACTTTTCCAGGTCTCTAGTGGCGTTTTACTTATATAGGATGAGAAATCCTCAGGATATTCTCCTCGCGGGGGTAGGAAATATTACCGAAATGATGGATGCAGACAGTGTGGGATTAAATGCTCTCTTGGCAAGTATAGCTGGTGAGCTTAAAATTTCGCTCCTTTTAACGACGGAAGTAAGCCCAAAAGCTACTGGAAGCGTTAGAGAGCTTAAAAGAGGTATTGACATGGTTCTCTTGGGAGGAGTAAAAGACGTGGGTATTAACCTGCTTATCCTGAAAGAAAAACGAAGGAAGGAGCAAAAGATTGAATTCGCTAAAACAATTATTAGGGCAAAGAAAAAGCCTGTAAAGTTGGAAGAAGTGTATTTTAAAATTTACGTTGTTGGAACAGAGCTTGCTGTAACGGCATATAAAGGAACAAATCCTGTTATGACGATCATCGGAAAGGAACCAAATGAAATCATAGACACAATACTAGAGCATTTTTCGATATCCCCTCGGCATGCATTTTACCTTGGTAGGGAGCTTGAGAAGGCATATACTGGATTAAAAATAAGAAGATCCTATATTCAAGAAGAAGAGCTCTTTGGCGATTTTTATTTTGAGAAAGGTTTATAA
- the mce gene encoding methylmalonyl-CoA epimerase, translated as MFKKIDHVGIAVKNLEEAIKIWEGLGLKVEEIEEVPDQKVRVAVIKIGESRIELLEATSEDSPIAKFIEKRGEGIHHIALGVEGIEKKLEELKEKGYRLIDEKPRIGAGGAKIAFIHPKSVTGVLLELCERKE; from the coding sequence GTGTTTAAGAAAATTGACCACGTTGGAATAGCTGTGAAGAATTTAGAAGAAGCCATTAAGATTTGGGAAGGGCTAGGACTAAAAGTTGAGGAAATAGAAGAAGTTCCTGACCAGAAAGTTAGAGTCGCCGTTATAAAGATTGGAGAGAGCAGAATTGAGCTTTTAGAGGCAACCAGCGAAGATTCTCCTATTGCAAAGTTTATTGAGAAGAGAGGAGAGGGAATACACCACATAGCTCTTGGGGTTGAAGGAATTGAGAAGAAGCTCGAGGAGCTCAAAGAGAAGGGGTACAGGTTAATAGATGAAAAACCAAGAATAGGAGCAGGAGGAGCTAAGATAGCCTTCATTCATCCAAAGAGCGTAACGGGAGTTCTTCTTGAGTTATGCGAAAGGAAGGAATGA
- a CDS encoding asparagine synthetase A, whose amino-acid sequence MNAVEIISREISPTLDIQTKILEYMTDFFVKEGFKWLLPVIISPITDPLWPDPAGEGMEPAEVEIYGVKMRLTHSMILHKQLAIAMGLKKIFVLSPNIRLESRQKDDGRHAYEFTQLDFEVERAKMEDIMRLIERLVYGLFRKAEEWTGREFPKTKRFEVFEYSEVLEEFGSDEKASQEMEEPFWIINIPREFYDREVDGFWRNYDLILPYGYGEVASGGEREWEYEKIVAKIRKAGLNEDSFRPYLEIAKAGKLKPSAGAGIGVERLVRFIVGAKHIAEVQPFPRIPGIPAVI is encoded by the coding sequence ATGAATGCTGTTGAGATAATATCCAGAGAAATATCTCCAACATTAGACATTCAGACAAAAATCCTTGAATATATGACGGATTTCTTCGTTAAAGAAGGCTTTAAGTGGCTCCTCCCAGTTATCATTAGTCCAATAACAGATCCTTTATGGCCAGATCCAGCAGGAGAAGGCATGGAGCCCGCGGAAGTGGAAATTTATGGTGTAAAGATGAGACTAACCCATAGCATGATCCTTCATAAACAGCTGGCAATAGCAATGGGGTTGAAAAAGATATTTGTCCTATCACCAAACATAAGATTGGAAAGCAGGCAAAAAGATGATGGAAGGCATGCCTATGAGTTTACTCAATTGGACTTTGAAGTAGAAAGGGCAAAGATGGAAGATATTATGAGGTTAATTGAAAGACTCGTCTATGGCCTCTTTAGAAAAGCTGAAGAGTGGACAGGAAGAGAATTTCCCAAAACGAAGCGCTTTGAGGTCTTTGAGTATAGTGAAGTTCTAGAGGAATTTGGGAGCGATGAAAAGGCTAGTCAAGAAATGGAAGAGCCCTTCTGGATAATTAACATTCCTAGAGAGTTCTATGATAGAGAGGTGGATGGCTTCTGGAGAAATTATGATTTGATACTTCCTTATGGTTATGGAGAAGTGGCAAGCGGTGGAGAGAGGGAATGGGAGTACGAAAAAATAGTAGCAAAGATAAGGAAGGCCGGTCTAAATGAGGATTCCTTTAGACCCTATTTGGAGATTGCAAAGGCTGGAAAGCTGAAACCAAGTGCAGGAGCAGGAATTGGAGTTGAAAGACTTGTTAGATTTATAGTAGGGGCAAAGCACATAGCTGAAGTGCAACCTTTCCCAAGGATTCCGGGAATACCTGCGGTCATATAA
- a CDS encoding phosphoadenosine phosphosulfate reductase family protein — translation MRKKGPVILGRFWIHWCEKCNVPLISDKCDIHGKKGVFKITLTPPGDVRFAFKRDIELIVEVFKKHYGVDISKILEGKVVLLNKIPSEDDAYEIIFDGFIFGNIIFDPIKLEWRPSLKIEGAKLLWEKFGKKLKKWVIIDKGAVEPVKKGANVLPVGILEAEESIKRNEEVIVVSEDGEVVGVGIAKKDYAGLVSKERGTGIKMKRKAWGSGKRVKDRKASIEDVIRANRTALEEKVEEAKEFMRKTQEKYNLPIAVAYSGGKDSLAVLGLALETFERFTVFFNNTGIEFPETLENVEEIRRELEPKGINFVIADAKDAFWRAINVFSPPGMDYRWCCKVTKLGPITLAIDKHFPQGVLMFVGQRKFESFKRYKQGRVWRNIWVPNEIGAAPIFHWTALEVWLYIFSRKLKYNKLYERGIDRIGCFLCPSQSLAEIERLKKEKPELWEKWYTELEKWRKRLNLPEEWIKYGFWRWRRIGKREKVIARELGIYIPEERGWNAIKYTIEEKNGEFKVKISTKVNLKRIKEVAPILGPVEEEKSVLRAGDVIFDADRNLILAPTLDEAYLSYFLIRRAYECVGCGVCVTKCPKRAIEIDEKRKKIIVNPEKCIHCRECMEVCPLVVIKGIEEGSQL, via the coding sequence GTGAGGAAAAAAGGTCCTGTTATACTTGGAAGATTTTGGATTCATTGGTGCGAGAAGTGTAACGTTCCTCTAATTTCAGATAAATGTGACATTCATGGAAAGAAAGGTGTGTTCAAGATAACTCTAACCCCTCCAGGGGACGTTAGATTTGCATTTAAACGGGACATCGAGCTAATAGTGGAAGTTTTTAAGAAGCATTATGGGGTAGACATTTCGAAAATTTTGGAGGGAAAAGTTGTCCTTCTAAACAAGATACCAAGTGAAGATGATGCTTATGAAATTATCTTTGATGGGTTTATTTTTGGGAATATCATATTTGATCCAATAAAGCTGGAATGGAGGCCTAGCTTAAAGATTGAAGGTGCAAAACTTCTCTGGGAAAAGTTTGGAAAAAAGCTGAAAAAGTGGGTTATCATAGATAAGGGTGCTGTTGAACCTGTCAAAAAGGGAGCTAATGTTCTTCCAGTTGGGATATTGGAAGCTGAAGAGAGCATCAAGAGAAATGAGGAAGTAATAGTTGTCAGCGAAGATGGGGAAGTTGTGGGGGTAGGAATAGCAAAGAAGGATTACGCGGGATTAGTTTCGAAAGAGAGAGGAACTGGCATAAAAATGAAAAGAAAGGCCTGGGGAAGTGGAAAGAGAGTAAAGGATAGAAAGGCAAGCATTGAAGATGTTATACGCGCAAACAGGACGGCATTGGAAGAAAAAGTAGAAGAGGCTAAAGAGTTTATGAGGAAAACTCAAGAAAAATACAACTTGCCTATTGCCGTTGCATATTCTGGTGGAAAGGATAGCTTAGCTGTTCTAGGACTTGCATTGGAGACTTTTGAAAGGTTCACTGTCTTTTTCAACAATACAGGAATTGAGTTTCCTGAAACATTAGAGAATGTGGAGGAAATTAGAAGAGAGTTGGAGCCTAAGGGAATAAATTTTGTAATTGCAGATGCAAAAGATGCTTTTTGGAGGGCAATAAACGTATTTTCTCCCCCTGGGATGGATTATAGGTGGTGCTGTAAAGTTACTAAGCTTGGCCCAATAACTTTGGCTATAGATAAGCACTTTCCCCAGGGAGTTCTTATGTTTGTGGGTCAGAGAAAGTTTGAAAGCTTTAAGAGATACAAGCAGGGAAGGGTGTGGAGAAATATATGGGTGCCGAACGAAATTGGTGCAGCCCCAATTTTCCATTGGACTGCACTTGAGGTTTGGCTTTACATATTTTCCAGAAAATTAAAGTATAATAAGCTGTACGAGAGGGGGATTGATAGAATAGGATGCTTCCTTTGTCCAAGTCAATCTTTGGCTGAAATAGAGAGATTAAAGAAAGAAAAACCAGAGTTATGGGAAAAATGGTATACGGAGTTGGAAAAGTGGAGAAAGAGACTCAATCTTCCTGAAGAGTGGATTAAATATGGATTCTGGAGATGGAGAAGAATTGGGAAGAGGGAGAAAGTGATAGCAAGAGAATTGGGGATTTACATTCCAGAAGAAAGAGGATGGAATGCCATTAAGTACACAATAGAGGAGAAAAATGGAGAATTCAAAGTTAAGATATCCACTAAAGTAAATTTAAAGAGGATTAAGGAGGTTGCTCCTATACTTGGCCCAGTAGAAGAAGAAAAAAGCGTCCTTAGAGCTGGGGATGTTATCTTCGATGCTGATCGGAACTTAATTCTCGCCCCTACTCTGGATGAGGCATACCTTTCCTATTTTCTCATAAGGAGAGCTTATGAATGTGTTGGATGTGGAGTTTGTGTAACAAAATGTCCCAAAAGGGCAATAGAGATAGATGAGAAGAGGAAGAAGATAATCGTTAATCCTGAAAAGTGCATTCACTGTAGAGAGTGCATGGAGGTCTGTCCTCTTGTAGTTATTAAGGGAATTGAGGAGGGTAGTCAGCTTTAG
- a CDS encoding DUF2226 domain-containing protein, producing the protein MVRDMEFGNLKPGVENSVCLSAEDLLNTVLSVINSTKARGAYVKIFGKDMEDNYLLEMLVDGSRILAIECSYVQAKKKVVGEEAIKKLAELVELPLIVSVYPLDDNQFRLILANNLEVYSQTPAVPLSSVFKKGATRTIESAIEEAKEEKEEEIQKIMKKTEEIVTEEKKKKEEKKRSSNRNTKRKQN; encoded by the coding sequence ATGGTGAGGGACATGGAATTTGGAAATCTTAAGCCAGGGGTAGAAAATTCAGTATGCCTCTCCGCTGAAGATCTTTTAAATACTGTACTCAGCGTTATAAATTCAACCAAAGCTAGGGGTGCATACGTAAAAATCTTTGGTAAGGACATGGAAGACAATTATCTCCTGGAAATGTTAGTGGATGGTTCTAGGATTCTCGCAATAGAATGTTCCTATGTCCAAGCAAAGAAAAAAGTCGTTGGAGAGGAAGCAATTAAAAAATTAGCTGAACTCGTTGAGCTTCCCCTAATAGTTTCTGTATATCCTTTAGATGACAACCAGTTCAGGTTAATTCTTGCAAACAACTTGGAAGTGTATTCTCAAACCCCAGCTGTTCCACTGAGTAGTGTTTTCAAAAAAGGAGCCACTAGGACTATAGAATCTGCAATAGAAGAAGCAAAAGAAGAAAAAGAAGAAGAAATTCAAAAGATAATGAAGAAGACCGAAGAAATTGTCACCGAAGAAAAGAAAAAGAAAGAAGAGAAAAAAAGAAGCTCCAATAGAAATACGAAAAGAAAGCAAAATTGA
- a CDS encoding DUF7411 family protein, protein MKVVYHLFSGGKDSSLAAWILKKLGYEVKLITITFGVLDNWKFARETAEILGFDHEVIEMPIGILEKATEMCIKEGRAGNAIQYIHERALEYIASREEVKRISDGTRRDDRVPFLDLSKARSLEDRYNVAYIRPLLGLGYKTIRELVNEIFVVVEDESEKVQKGDYETELRELIRRKGHDPSQIFPKRHVQSRVVGLR, encoded by the coding sequence ATGAAAGTGGTTTATCATCTCTTTAGTGGGGGAAAAGACTCTTCACTTGCGGCATGGATACTCAAAAAATTAGGATATGAGGTTAAGCTAATAACGATAACCTTTGGAGTCTTAGATAATTGGAAGTTTGCAAGAGAAACGGCGGAAATACTTGGTTTTGACCATGAAGTTATAGAAATGCCAATAGGGATCTTAGAGAAAGCTACGGAAATGTGCATAAAGGAAGGAAGGGCGGGAAATGCAATCCAATACATTCATGAAAGAGCTCTTGAATATATCGCTTCCCGTGAAGAAGTGAAAAGGATTAGTGATGGAACTAGGAGAGATGATAGAGTGCCATTTTTAGACTTATCAAAGGCAAGATCACTTGAAGATAGATATAATGTGGCGTATATTCGGCCTCTTCTCGGATTAGGGTACAAAACAATTAGAGAGCTTGTAAATGAAATATTTGTTGTTGTTGAGGATGAAAGCGAAAAGGTTCAAAAGGGGGATTATGAGACGGAATTAAGAGAGTTGATAAGAAGAAAAGGACATGATCCAAGTCAAATATTTCCCAAGCGTCACGTTCAGTCTAGGGTTGTTGGGTTGAGATGA
- the meaB gene encoding methylmalonyl Co-A mutase-associated GTPase MeaB: MIDDLVERMRKGDRRAVARLITLVENDEKKAREIIKRIYPLTGNAYIVGITGPPGSGKSTLVDKLVKEARKEGLIVGVIAVDPTSPFTGGALLGDRIRMQDHATDPGVFIRSMATRGSLGGLAKATNDAIKILDAYGCDIIFVETVGVGQVEVDIVKTADTVVLVTVPGLGDDIQAIKAGLMEIADIFVLNKADREGADATYFELSLTLDLESEKWEKLGWRPPIVETVATLGKGIKELWEQIKRHREFLEKSGKLEEKKRLRVEEEIKTIVSDMIAKKVEVSIKAGNLEDILEKVMKKELDPYSAASLIMEKIIGGGKSV, translated from the coding sequence ATGATAGACGACCTTGTAGAGAGAATGAGAAAAGGGGACAGAAGAGCCGTTGCTAGGCTAATAACCCTAGTAGAGAATGATGAAAAGAAGGCAAGAGAAATTATAAAAAGGATATACCCTCTAACTGGAAATGCCTATATAGTTGGAATAACTGGTCCTCCTGGCTCAGGAAAGTCTACTCTGGTAGATAAATTGGTGAAAGAAGCAAGAAAAGAAGGACTAATAGTAGGTGTAATTGCCGTAGATCCAACATCTCCCTTTACAGGTGGAGCATTGTTAGGTGATAGAATTAGGATGCAAGATCACGCAACTGACCCAGGGGTTTTCATTAGAAGCATGGCTACTAGAGGGAGCCTAGGAGGATTAGCGAAGGCTACTAACGATGCAATAAAGATTCTAGATGCATATGGTTGTGATATAATTTTTGTTGAAACTGTTGGCGTTGGTCAAGTAGAAGTTGATATCGTGAAGACCGCTGATACTGTTGTTTTAGTTACAGTTCCTGGGTTAGGGGATGATATTCAAGCTATAAAAGCTGGTCTTATGGAAATAGCTGATATATTCGTTTTAAACAAGGCTGACAGGGAAGGAGCAGACGCAACTTACTTTGAACTCTCCCTTACCTTAGACTTAGAGAGCGAAAAATGGGAAAAGCTCGGCTGGAGGCCACCTATAGTTGAAACAGTTGCAACTCTTGGAAAAGGTATCAAAGAACTTTGGGAGCAGATAAAGAGGCATAGAGAGTTCCTAGAAAAATCCGGAAAATTAGAGGAAAAGAAAAGACTAAGAGTAGAAGAGGAGATAAAGACCATTGTGTCCGATATGATAGCGAAAAAGGTTGAGGTTTCAATTAAGGCTGGAAATCTTGAAGATATTTTAGAGAAGGTTATGAAAAAGGAACTAGATCCTTACTCTGCCGCTTCCCTTATCATGGAAAAAATAATTGGAGGTGGGAAGAGTGTTTAA
- a CDS encoding CBS domain-containing protein, with the protein MAQKILVEQVVKRKAIVVQPKDTVDRVAKILSRNKAGSAVVMEGDEILGVVTERDILDKVVAKGKNPKEVKVEEIMTKNPVKIEYDYDIEDVIELMTEKGVRRVLVTKFGKPIGFVTAADILAALASHNHEEEEEEREEESEVYGICEVCGQYGALYKVYHEGRELWVCETCKDLIEGR; encoded by the coding sequence ATGGCTCAGAAGATACTAGTGGAACAAGTTGTCAAAAGAAAAGCCATTGTTGTACAACCCAAGGATACAGTTGATAGGGTTGCAAAAATTCTCTCTAGGAACAAGGCCGGAAGTGCTGTTGTGATGGAAGGAGATGAAATTCTTGGAGTTGTTACTGAGAGAGATATTCTCGACAAAGTCGTTGCCAAAGGAAAGAATCCCAAGGAAGTCAAAGTTGAAGAAATTATGACAAAGAATCCAGTAAAAATCGAGTATGATTACGATATCGAGGATGTCATTGAATTAATGACGGAGAAAGGGGTGAGAAGAGTCCTTGTAACCAAGTTCGGAAAACCTATTGGATTTGTAACTGCAGCTGATATTCTTGCTGCACTAGCATCTCATAATCATGAGGAAGAAGAGGAAGAGAGGGAGGAGGAATCTGAAGTTTATGGAATATGTGAAGTTTGCGGTCAATATGGAGCACTATACAAGGTTTATCACGAAGGAAGAGAACTATGGGTTTGCGAGACATGTAAAGACTTAATTGAGGGACGATGA
- a CDS encoding PUA domain-containing protein, which produces MNGEIIARRASSWEIDLILKEAEKFGTLVHNFFAIVEGKYRDVYAVNNEVWKIIEDLTVRPFALGTFVGMIKVDENLVEKFYPAIEFFTFVDIEKNYAVLGPKASFLFTTGKDVPKKAVRKLVWKGSKKIVVMNELGDVLGIGRINPSNEEKFIKNITDVGAFLRK; this is translated from the coding sequence ATGAATGGTGAAATTATAGCAAGAAGAGCATCTTCTTGGGAGATAGATCTCATACTCAAAGAAGCGGAAAAATTTGGGACACTTGTCCATAATTTTTTTGCCATAGTTGAAGGGAAATATCGAGACGTTTATGCGGTAAATAATGAAGTTTGGAAGATTATTGAGGATTTAACAGTGAGACCTTTTGCGCTAGGAACCTTTGTAGGGATGATAAAAGTTGACGAGAACCTCGTTGAGAAATTTTATCCAGCCATAGAGTTCTTTACCTTTGTTGATATTGAAAAGAACTATGCTGTTCTTGGCCCTAAGGCATCTTTTCTGTTTACTACTGGAAAAGACGTTCCTAAAAAAGCAGTGAGAAAGCTAGTTTGGAAAGGAAGCAAAAAAATTGTAGTTATGAACGAGTTAGGGGACGTTCTTGGAATAGGAAGAATAAACCCAAGTAACGAGGAAAAGTTCATAAAAAATATAACAGATGTAGGAGCATTTCTAAGAAAATAA